A genomic segment from Acidimicrobiales bacterium encodes:
- the dapA gene encoding 4-hydroxy-tetrahydrodipicolinate synthase — translation MGATGPGGRFGGVLTAMVTPFDADGRLDLDAVAVLARWLVANGSEGLVVAGTTGESPVLTNAEKRDLWRAAAEAVTVPVLAGAGSNDTAHSVELTRAAEDAGAAGVLAVTPYYSRPSQAGIEAHFRAVAGATSLPVVLYDIPVRTGRRIAAETMLRLAREVPNIVAVKDAASDVAGSARLVAAAPSSFELYSGEDALTLPLLSIGGVGVIGVATHWSGRLHGQMIAAFAKGDVDEARRINAALLESYAFETGDDTPNPIPTKAMMRVLGLAVGECRLPVGPAPDGLEDRARQVLADLGDAAPPAHG, via the coding sequence ATGGGAGCGACGGGGCCGGGAGGCCGATTCGGCGGGGTGCTCACGGCCATGGTCACGCCGTTCGACGCGGACGGGCGTCTCGACCTCGACGCCGTGGCCGTCCTGGCGCGCTGGCTGGTCGCCAACGGCAGCGAGGGGCTGGTCGTGGCGGGGACGACGGGCGAGTCGCCCGTGCTCACGAACGCCGAGAAGCGGGACCTGTGGCGGGCGGCGGCCGAGGCCGTCACCGTGCCCGTCCTGGCCGGCGCCGGCAGCAACGACACCGCCCACTCGGTGGAGCTGACCCGGGCGGCCGAGGACGCGGGAGCCGCCGGCGTCCTGGCCGTGACGCCCTACTACAGCCGCCCGTCGCAGGCCGGCATCGAGGCCCACTTCCGGGCCGTGGCGGGCGCCACGTCGCTGCCCGTGGTGCTCTACGACATCCCCGTCCGCACCGGCCGCCGGATAGCGGCGGAGACGATGCTGCGCCTGGCCCGCGAGGTGCCCAACATCGTGGCGGTGAAGGACGCGGCGAGCGACGTCGCCGGCTCGGCCCGGCTGGTGGCGGCGGCGCCGTCGTCGTTCGAGCTCTACAGCGGGGAGGACGCGCTCACGCTGCCCCTGCTGTCGATCGGGGGGGTGGGCGTGATCGGCGTGGCCACCCACTGGTCGGGCCGCCTGCACGGGCAGATGATCGCCGCCTTCGCCAAGGGCGACGTCGACGAGGCCCGCCGCATCAACGCCGCCCTGCTGGAGTCGTACGCCTTCGAGACCGGCGACGACACCCCCAACCCCATCCCCACCAAGGCCATGATGCGCGTGCTCGGGCTGGCCGTGGGGGAGTGCCGCCTTCCCGTGGGCCCGGCCCCGGACGGCCTCGAGGACCGCGCCCGGCAGGTGCTGGCCGACCTGGGCGACGCCGCGCCACCCGCCCATGGCTGA